The Patescibacteria group bacterium genome window below encodes:
- a CDS encoding PBP1A family penicillin-binding protein: MPIRPQSPQYWRNAKYKPKNPKNTADIRGGSYSSKKNKEKKEKGGFIKNIMGFVFSKKAFSLLFFLILALFLTGTITILWLSKGLPNPNRLMEREVAESTQIFDRTGQTVLYEIHGDEKRTMVVLENIPKHVRDATIAIEDKNFYKHRGISLWAIFRTAITNVLTGKKAGGSTLTQQFVKNAVLTSEKSYIRKAKEIIMAYRLEKKFSKDEILQLYFNEIPYGSNAYGIEAASQKYFGKNVTNLSLAEGAILAAIVQTPTRYSPYGPNKDLLLSRQHYVLDIMEEQGMISKEERDLAKEENLVFKSATDDIIAPHFVMHIREMLSTKYGEKTIEQGGLKIYTTLDLYKQQIAEEVLKKQAEENQKTHNASNASLVSIDPKNGQVLAMVGSKDYFDESIDGQVNVALKDRQPGSSFKPIVYAQAFSKGYNMNTIVYDVHTNFAASGDPYEPKNYTGQEYGAVSLKSALAGSLNIASVKAFYLAGPRETLDLAKALGYTTLLDPDRFGLSLVLGGGEVKLLEHTNAFSAFAREGLVNNPSFILKVEDRNGKIIEEFKQEERRVLDGNVARQINAILSDNNERAYIFGARSYLNLGDRPAGVKTGTTNNNRDAWTVGYTPSLVTGVWVGNNDNSQMKSTADGSVVAAPIWNEYMKRVLGNDNIETFNKPEIKPTGKSILDGVGSEEKVLKINKLSGLLANENTPEEYIEEKTYKEVRSILYYVNKNDPLGPAPTNPADDPQFSLWENAIKNWAERNNIITESPPTEYDNNHTQENKPIFELNVEDGFSTPFSYLSISIKASAPRGVTTVEYFLNGTILHSASEYPFSMEKSIEGTPAGFNELKVVVCDDIKNCSEKIINFNLVK, translated from the coding sequence ATGCCCATAAGACCCCAGTCTCCCCAATATTGGAGAAACGCTAAGTATAAACCCAAAAACCCAAAAAACACCGCAGATATAAGGGGTGGTAGCTATTCTTCCAAGAAGAATAAAGAAAAAAAAGAAAAAGGTGGTTTTATAAAAAACATTATGGGTTTTGTTTTCTCTAAAAAAGCTTTTTCTTTACTTTTTTTCTTAATACTAGCTCTTTTCTTAACTGGAACAATAACCATTCTTTGGCTTTCTAAGGGCCTACCAAATCCAAACCGCTTAATGGAAAGAGAGGTGGCTGAAAGTACCCAGATTTTTGATCGTACAGGTCAAACAGTTTTATACGAAATACATGGTGATGAAAAAAGAACAATGGTTGTCTTAGAAAATATACCAAAACACGTTAGAGACGCCACTATTGCTATTGAAGATAAGAATTTTTATAAACACCGAGGTATAAGCTTGTGGGCTATTTTCCGAACAGCTATTACTAATGTTTTAACTGGTAAAAAAGCTGGGGGCTCAACCCTTACACAACAATTTGTTAAAAATGCGGTTTTAACTAGTGAAAAATCATATATTCGTAAAGCTAAAGAAATAATCATGGCCTATAGGCTTGAAAAAAAGTTCTCTAAAGATGAAATACTTCAGCTTTATTTTAATGAAATACCCTATGGTTCAAACGCTTATGGTATAGAAGCGGCTAGTCAAAAATACTTCGGTAAAAATGTTACAAACCTATCTTTAGCTGAAGGAGCTATTTTAGCGGCTATCGTGCAAACACCCACCAGGTATTCTCCTTATGGGCCAAATAAAGATTTATTATTATCAAGACAACATTATGTTCTTGATATTATGGAAGAACAAGGAATGATTTCTAAAGAAGAAAGAGATTTAGCTAAAGAAGAAAATCTAGTTTTTAAAAGCGCAACTGATGACATAATAGCTCCGCATTTTGTAATGCATATAAGGGAAATGCTCTCAACAAAATATGGTGAAAAAACCATTGAACAAGGTGGATTAAAAATCTATACTACCCTTGATTTATATAAACAACAAATAGCTGAAGAGGTCTTAAAAAAACAAGCTGAAGAAAATCAAAAAACACACAATGCTTCCAATGCCTCGTTGGTCTCTATTGACCCTAAAAATGGCCAGGTTTTGGCCATGGTGGGCTCAAAAGATTATTTTGATGAATCTATAGATGGACAGGTTAATGTGGCCCTTAAAGACAGACAACCAGGATCTTCTTTTAAACCAATAGTCTATGCTCAAGCTTTTAGTAAGGGTTATAACATGAATACTATTGTTTATGATGTTCATACAAACTTTGCCGCCTCAGGAGATCCTTATGAGCCCAAAAACTACACTGGACAAGAGTATGGGGCTGTTAGTCTAAAAAGCGCCCTAGCTGGTTCTTTAAATATTGCATCTGTTAAAGCTTTTTATTTAGCTGGACCAAGGGAAACTCTTGATTTAGCTAAAGCCTTGGGATATACAACCCTACTTGATCCAGATAGATTTGGATTATCTCTTGTTTTAGGTGGAGGAGAAGTTAAATTACTTGAACACACTAACGCCTTTAGCGCCTTTGCGAGAGAGGGTTTGGTTAATAACCCATCTTTTATTTTAAAGGTTGAAGATAGGAATGGAAAAATTATTGAAGAGTTTAAACAAGAAGAAAGAAGGGTCTTAGATGGTAATGTAGCTAGACAAATTAATGCAATATTATCTGATAATAACGAAAGAGCTTATATTTTTGGCGCAAGAAGTTATTTAAACCTAGGAGATAGACCAGCTGGAGTTAAGACTGGAACAACCAATAACAATCGTGATGCTTGGACAGTTGGTTATACACCATCACTGGTTACTGGTGTTTGGGTTGGTAATAATGATAATTCACAAATGAAATCAACCGCTGATGGTAGTGTAGTGGCGGCCCCTATTTGGAATGAATATATGAAAAGGGTTTTAGGAAACGACAATATAGAAACTTTTAATAAGCCAGAAATAAAGCCAACAGGTAAATCCATACTTGATGGGGTTGGTTCTGAGGAAAAAGTTTTAAAAATAAACAAATTATCCGGACTCTTAGCTAATGAAAATACACCTGAAGAATATATCGAAGAAAAAACCTATAAAGAAGTTCGTTCTATTCTTTATTATGTAAACAAAAATGATCCACTAGGTCCTGCTCCAACTAATCCAGCTGATGATCCTCAGTTTAGTTTATGGGAAAACGCTATTAAAAATTGGGCTGAAAGAAATAATATAATAACAGAATCACCACCTACTGAATATGATAACAATCACACACAAGAAAATAAACCAATCTTTGAGTTAAATGTTGAAGATGGTTTTTCTACTCCTTTTTCTTATTTAAGTATTTCCATTAAAGCGTCGGCTCCCAGGGGTGTTACTACGGTGGAATATTTCTTAAATGGAACAATCCTACATAGTGCAAGTGAATATCCTTTTAGTATGGAAAAATCAATAGAGGGTACGCCAGCTGGTTTTAATGAATTAAAAGTGGTGGTTTGTGATGATATAAAAAACTGTAGTGAGAAAATAATAAATTTCAACTTAGTTAAATAA
- the dnaN gene encoding DNA polymerase III subunit beta, translating to MKLITLQKNLRQAVFSVNHVTSKNTALPILNNIMISAKGGSCSLVSTNLEIGITSILRCKVEEEGSYTVDAKLLSEYVVLMDNDKVEIKQDGDELIISCGQAKTKIKGTSSEEFPFIPEIKKENEIKINPQEFSQAIDQVIFATAQNENKPELSGVLMVIDEKNITLVGTDSYRLSERKVLINNKNKISTRLIIPTKTLQEVVRIASLGQSEEIKEVSLYINDNQCLFVIGEVEVVSRVIDGRYPEYSSIIPDKHLTKIEVSTKELIRLIKAASIFAKTNINDIILIVSKEKNTIAISSTSGQLGEFEASLEGVVNGEDNDITLNYRYLIDVLNSITTEGVSLSVVNKDTPCVIREVGGSEYTHLIMPIRK from the coding sequence ATGAAATTAATAACACTACAAAAAAACCTTAGACAAGCAGTCTTCTCTGTTAATCATGTTACATCTAAAAATACTGCTTTACCTATTTTGAATAATATTATGATAAGCGCTAAGGGAGGTTCTTGTTCTTTAGTTAGTACCAATCTTGAGATAGGTATAACTAGTATTTTAAGATGCAAAGTTGAAGAAGAAGGTTCTTATACAGTAGACGCTAAACTACTTTCTGAGTACGTTGTTTTAATGGACAATGACAAAGTTGAAATAAAGCAAGATGGTGATGAACTTATTATAAGCTGCGGTCAAGCAAAAACAAAAATAAAAGGAACATCTTCCGAGGAGTTTCCATTCATTCCGGAAATTAAAAAAGAAAATGAAATAAAGATTAATCCTCAAGAATTTTCACAAGCCATTGATCAGGTTATTTTTGCCACCGCCCAAAATGAAAACAAACCAGAACTTTCTGGGGTTTTAATGGTTATAGATGAAAAAAATATAACCCTAGTTGGAACAGATAGTTATAGATTAAGTGAAAGAAAGGTTTTAATAAATAATAAAAATAAGATAAGTACTCGTTTAATTATTCCAACTAAAACACTTCAGGAGGTTGTAAGAATAGCGAGTTTAGGACAAAGCGAAGAAATTAAAGAGGTTTCCCTTTATATAAATGATAACCAATGTTTATTTGTTATTGGTGAGGTTGAGGTTGTTTCTAGAGTTATTGATGGTCGCTATCCTGAATATTCCTCAATTATACCAGATAAACATTTAACTAAAATAGAGGTTTCAACTAAAGAGTTAATTAGACTTATTAAAGCCGCCTCTATTTTTGCTAAAACAAATATAAATGATATTATTTTAATTGTTTCAAAAGAAAAAAACACCATAGCAATATCTTCTACCTCTGGACAATTAGGAGAATTTGAAGCGTCACTTGAAGGTGTTGTAAATGGCGAAGATAACGATATAACACTTAATTATCGTTACTTAATAGATGTTTTAAACTCAATAACAACTGAGGGTGTTTCTTTAAGTGTTGTTAATAAAGATACGCCTTGTGTTATTAGAGAGGTGGGTGGTAGTGAATATACCCACCTAATAATGCCAATAAGAAAATAG